CCAGCTTGCCAACGGTGGCAACCAGATCGTCGCCGCCACTGCGCGCAATCTGCTCGATCATCAGCAGCGCTTCGGCGGCCGCGCTCAAGGCATCGCGGCGCAGCGCCATGGTGGTGGTGCCGGCGTGGCCGGCGCGGCCGTCGAAGCGCAGCCGAAAGCGCCGTTGCGCGGCGATGCCGGTGACGATGCCAACCGGCAGCTGCGCGACTTCCAGCACCGGGCCTTGTTCGATATGCGTTTCCAGATACGCCAGCACGCTGCCCGGCACGCGCGCGGCTTCATGTAGACGTGCGGCGTCCAGGCCCCACGCGGCCAGCGCGGTGGCCACGTCGACGCCGTCTGGATCGCGCACGGCCAGGGCGGCCGCATCCAGCGTGCCGGCCACCGCGCGGCTACAGAACATCGATGCCGGAAAGCGCGAGCCTTCTTCATCGCCGAACCCAACGACTTCGATCGCAAACGGCAGCCGGCGCCCTTGTGCGTGCAGCGCGGCCACGCATTCGATGCCGAGCAGCACGCCCAGCGGGCCGTCATAGCGCCCGGCCGCGCGCACGCTGTCCAGGTGGCTGCCGATCAACAGCGCCGGTGCGTGCGCATGCGCGCCTTCGTAGCGCCCGACCAGATTGGCGGCCGCATCCAGGCGCACCTGCATGCCGGCCTGGCGCATCCACGCGCCCACCTGCTCGGTGGTGGCGCGATGCGCCGG
The nucleotide sequence above comes from Xanthomonas campestris pv. campestris str. ATCC 33913. Encoded proteins:
- a CDS encoding allantoate amidohydrolase, translating into MLSAVASNAPVASGARAVARCDALGVAPFSDTPTGLFRSWLSPAHRATTEQVGAWMRQAGMQVRLDAAANLVGRYEGAHAHAPALLIGSHLDSVRAAGRYDGPLGVLLGIECVAALHAQGRRLPFAIEVVGFGDEEGSRFPASMFCSRAVAGTLDAAALAVRDPDGVDVATALAAWGLDAARLHEAARVPGSVLAYLETHIEQGPVLEVAQLPVGIVTGIAAQRRFRLRFDGRAGHAGTTTMALRRDALSAAAEALLMIEQIARSGGDDLVATVGKLEVAPGAINVVPGRVDCTLDVRAGDDHRRDAAVAQIERALEQVVAARGVAIAVEPLQALAASPCAPALIARLTQAVAAQGITPRPLVSGAGHDAMVMAALCPTAMLFVRCAGGISHHPDEHVDPADAEVALAVMRHFIEHFGAPIGT